A genome region from Arachis duranensis cultivar V14167 chromosome 6, aradu.V14167.gnm2.J7QH, whole genome shotgun sequence includes the following:
- the LOC107495397 gene encoding wall-associated receptor kinase 5-like: protein MGVKGMLLFIIVTLVLVEVEVEVEVEVVAIDDIDSTQIALDGCQRKCGNVQIPYPFGVGKTVNGTTCFLEKPFNLTCNSSSSSLTSGNVQVININISQGQADMLIFVSKYCYDSTYGDTAVSSEPSRLISSPSFTISSKDNKFISVGCDTYGYLNSFYNNSNYSTGCLTRCYGNTMEIKDGDCSGIGCCEVDIPPRMRNVSTQVGTFQNFQSSLAFNNCSYSFVVKNGNYTFSKVHLENLPYEMLPVVFNWSVGNETCKESLNRGTNACKGNSTCVDAESGHGYRCQCKQGFEGNPYHPHGCTDIDECKTGQHSCVSDHNCHNTNGSYTCFCPKGQSGNGTKEDGCQKKNFLPRIVIGASAGFIAILVGTCLLYLTYQKRKLIKLKEKFFEQNGGLILLQQGEESSHTKIFTADKLKKATNNYDENLIIGRGGYGTVFKGVLENKTIVAIKKSKIVDPDQVVQFINEVIVLSQINHRNVVKLLGCCLETEVPMLVYEFISNGTLFDFIHNENKRNYFNWENRLRIATETAGALSYLHSAASIPIVHRDVKSANILLDEDYTAKVSDFGASRFVPLDQTALATMVQGTFGYLDPEYMQTSQLTEKSDVYSFGVVLAELLTGKKPFSFEKSEEKTNLAKYFLSCVKEDCLLEALQVGILNEENKQEIVEVAIIATKCLRLIGEERPSMKEVAMELEGIRLMSKHHWVNNNGDKNFEETQHLLPISSSSERYEHGNSSSGQQTTEYDSIIKDQEVLIALPSGR from the exons ATGGGAGTGAAGGGCATgttgttatttattattgttaccTTGGTCCTTGtagaagtagaagtagaagtagaagtagaagtagTAGCTATAGATGATATTGATAGTACTCAAATAGCCCTTGATGGGTGCCAAAGGAAGTGTGGAAATGTTCAAATTCCATATCCATTTGGCGTAGGAAAAACTGTAAACGGTACTACCTGTTTCTTAGAGAAACCATTTAATCTTACTTGCAACAGTAGTAGTTCTAGTTTAACATCGGGCAATGTCCAAGTCATAAACATAAACATCTCCCAAGGTCAAGCAGATATGTTGATTTTTGTCTCCAAATATTGTTATGATAGTACCTATGGTGACACCGCTGTAAGTAGCGAACCCAGCAGGCTCATAAGTAGTCCTTCTTTCACCATTTCCAGCAAAGACAACAAGTTTATAAGTGTTGGCTGCGATACTTATGGCTATCTTAATAGCTTCTACAACAATTCAAATTATTCCACGGGGTGCTTAACAAGATGTTATGGCAACACTATGGAAATCAAGGATGGAGATTGTTCCGGCATCGGGTGCTGTGAGGTGGATATTCCTCCTAGAATGAGAAACGTCTCTACTCAAGTAGGTACCTTTCAGAATTTCCAAAGTTCTCTGGCCTTCAACAACTGTAGCTATTCCTTTGTTGTCAAGAATGGCAATTACACCTTTTCCAAGGTCCACTTGGAGAATCTACCATATGAGATGCTCCCTGTGGTGTTCAATTGGAGTGTTGGAAACGAAACATGTAAAGAATCACTCAACAGAGGTACCAACGCTTGCAAGGGAAATAGTACTTGTGTGGATGCAGAGAGTGGACACGGTTACCGGTGTCAATGCAAGCAAGGTTTTGAAGGAAATCCATACCATCCGCATGGTTGCACAG ACATTGATGAATGCAAGACAGGACAACATTCATGTGTAAGTGACCATAATTGTCACAATACAAATGGATCCTACACATGCTTCTGTCCTAAGGGGCAATCTGGAAATGGTACCAAGGAAGATGGTTGCCAGAAGAAAAATTTCCTTCCACGTATTGTCATTG GGGCTAGTGCAGGATTTATAGCTATTTTGGTGGGGACTTGTTTGTTATACCTGACGTATCAAAAGAGAAAACTCATCAAACTAAAAGAGAAGTTTTTTGAGCAAAACGGTGGTCTTATTTTGCTACAACAAGGAGAAGAGTCCTCCCATACTAAAATTTTCACCGCTGACAAATTGAAGAAAGCCACCAACAACTATGACGAGAATTTAATCATTGGCAGGGGAGGTTATGGCACAGTTTTCAAAGGAGTTctggaaaataaaacaattgttGCTATCAAGAAGTCCAAAATAGTTGATCCTGACCAAGTTGTGCAATTCATAAATGAGGTGATTGTTTTGTCCCAAATTAACCACAGAAATGTGGTGAAGCTTTTGGGTTGTTGTTTAGAAACAGAAGTCCCTATGCTAGTTTATGAGTTTATAAGCAATGGCACACTCTTTGATTTCATCCATAATGAAAACAAGAGAAATTATTTCAATTGGGAAAATCGTCTCAGAATCGCAACAGAGACAGCAGGAGCTTTATCATATCTTCACTCAGCTGCTTCCATACCAATTGTCCATAGAGATGTTAAGAGCGCTAACATTCTCTTAGACGAAGATTACACTGCCAAAGTGTCTGACTTTGGAGCTTCTAGATTTGTTCCATTGGATCAAACTGCACTAGCTACAATGGTGCAAGGAACTTTTGGTTATTTGGATCCAGAGTACATGCAGACTAGCCAACTAACCGAGAAAAGTGATGTGTATAGCTTTGGCGTTGTGCTCGCGGAGCTTCTTACAGGAAAGAAACCTTTTTCATTTGAGAAGTCGGAAGAGAAGACAAATCTTGCTAAGTACTTCTTATCTTGCGTGAAAGAGGATTGCTTGTTGGAGGCTCTTCAAGTTGGAATATTGaatgaagaaaataagcagGAGATTGTGGAAGTTGCTATTATTGCAACAAAGTGTTTGAGACTTATAGGAGAAGAAAGACCAAGTATGAAGGAAGTGGCAATGGAATTGGAGGGAATAAGACTAATGTCAAAGCACCATTGGGTTAATAATAATGGAGACAAGAATTTTGAAGAGACCCAGCACCTACTTCCTATATCATCATCGTCAGAAAGATATGAGCACGGTAATAGCAGTAGTGGTCAGCAAACTACAGAATATGATAGCATCATCAAGGATCAAGAAGTGCTAATTGCCTTACCAAGTGGAAGGTGA